A stretch of DNA from Acinetobacter sp. C26M:
CAGTTCAAAATTACTCATTTCACCGCTTTTTAAAGATTAAAAAACATGTGAAACATCTATTAATTCAATAGGCTTTAAAACAACGGACATCATTTATTTATTATCTTATGTCTGTTCTGGATAAGCTTTATAGGAGTTAATCAAAGTGATTAAGATCAAAGAATTGATAATGTCTGAACGTATAGTTTTAGATAAATCAAAACTATTAGATACATTAGACAGCACATCCATTTTATTAAAAAATAAACTAGTATTTCTACCCTTTATCACCCATTTCGTTATGAACTTTGGTGACTTTAATAAATATGTATTGCCATTTAAAGTGCCAACAAATGAATTGGAAAATCTCGTAAACATACATGCAGCAGAAGATGCCGAACATTGGATTTGGTATGTGCATGATTTAGAAAAACTAAGCTATGATCTTCCTGAAAAATTTACGACAACTTTAAAAAAATTGTGGTCAAAAGAAAATGAAGAAAACCAAATCCTTTTTTTCGAGTTAGTCCATCTAGTTCACAACCAACCAGCTAATATTCGACTTGCAATTATCGAAGCAATCGAGATTACAGGTCATATCATCTTTTCAAAATTGAGAGATATCACCCAACATTCTAATTACCAGTTAAGTTATTGTGGAGATATCCATTATCATAAAGAAACAGGTCATACCATTGGAGCTGAAGAAAAAATCATTGATCAGCTAACCTTCTCAACATATGAAAGTGAAATTGCAACTCAATCCATAAAACAAGTCTTTAAAGCATTTAGTCGCTGGTATCAGTATTTGGATTTCCTTATTTGTACACATCATAGATCATGACCAACTATAGTACTTGATATATCTATTTTATAAAGAAATCCCTCTAGTAAAGAAGGATTTCTTATTCAGGAATCAAGCTTACTTGCTATTCGGTGACACCATATTTTCAGGTTTCACTACTTCATCAAATTGTTCAGCAGTCACCAAACCAAGTTCAACTGCAACTTGCTTTAAGGTTTTATTTTCCTTATAAGCCGTTTTCGCAACTTTGGCAGAGTTCTCATAACCAATCACTGGATTCAATGCAGTCACCAACATCAATGAATTATGCAAGAAATAATCAATTTTCTCGCGATTTGGTTCAATTCCTACTGCACAATGATCATTAAAGCTATTACATGCATCACCCAACAACTGAATCGATTGCAATAAGTTATAAGCTATCACAGGCATAAATACATTTAATTCGAAATTACCAGATGCACCTGCAACGTTAATCGTTGTGTCATTGCCCAAGACTTGAGCAACGACCATGGTCATCGCTTCACTCTGGGTTGGATTGACTTTACCTGGCATGATACTTGAACCAGGTTCATTTTCCGGAATACGAATTTCTCCGAATCCACAACGTGGGCCACTTGCCAACCAACGAATATCATTGGCAATTTTATTTAAGCTTGCCGCAAGTGTTTTTAATGCACCTGATGCAAACACAGCAGCATCACGTCCAGCTAAAGCTTCAAATTTATTCGGTGCAGTAACAAAAGGTAATCCTGTAAGCTCGGCCAATTGTTCAGCTGCTTTAACCGCATAGTCTGGATGTGCATTCAATCCAGTACCGACAGCTGTACCACCTAAAGGCAGCTCATATAAACCTGCAAGCGCTTGCTGTAAACGTTTTAAGCCATGTTCCAATTGGGACACATAACCACTAAACTCTTGCCCTAAAGTCAAAGGCGTCGCATCTTGTAAATGAGTACGACCAATTTTGACGATATCATCAAATTCTTCTGATTTACGCTGTAAAGTAGCTTTTAGCTGCTCTACCGCAGGAATCAGTAATTCATTGATTTGAATACTTGCAGCAACATGAATTGCGGTTGGAAATGAATCGTTGGTCGATTGCGCACGATTGACATGATCATTTGGATGTACTGGTTTTTGCGCACCCAAGACTTGCCCTAACTTTTGATTGGCAATATTGGCAATCACTTCATTACAGTTCATGTTGCTTTGCGTACCTGAACCTGTTTGCCAGACCACTAATGGAAATTGAGCATCCCATTGACCCGCAATAACTTCCTCAGCAGCACCAACAATATATTGGCTTAAGTCTTCAGGCAATTGCTTCAACTCAGCATTGGTGATTGCAGCGGCTTTTTTTACCAGACCCATCGCACGAATCATGGCACGCGGTAATCGCTCCTGACCAATTTTAAAGTTCTGTAAACTCCGTTGCGTTTGCGCACCCCATAAGGCTTCATTAGGTACTTCAATTTCGCCCATTGTGTCGTGTTCAATTCGCATTTGCATAAACAACCTCTGCTCTATTTAGTT
This window harbors:
- the fumC gene encoding class II fumarate hydratase — its product is MQMRIEHDTMGEIEVPNEALWGAQTQRSLQNFKIGQERLPRAMIRAMGLVKKAAAITNAELKQLPEDLSQYIVGAAEEVIAGQWDAQFPLVVWQTGSGTQSNMNCNEVIANIANQKLGQVLGAQKPVHPNDHVNRAQSTNDSFPTAIHVAASIQINELLIPAVEQLKATLQRKSEEFDDIVKIGRTHLQDATPLTLGQEFSGYVSQLEHGLKRLQQALAGLYELPLGGTAVGTGLNAHPDYAVKAAEQLAELTGLPFVTAPNKFEALAGRDAAVFASGALKTLAASLNKIANDIRWLASGPRCGFGEIRIPENEPGSSIMPGKVNPTQSEAMTMVVAQVLGNDTTINVAGASGNFELNVFMPVIAYNLLQSIQLLGDACNSFNDHCAVGIEPNREKIDYFLHNSLMLVTALNPVIGYENSAKVAKTAYKENKTLKQVAVELGLVTAEQFDEVVKPENMVSPNSK